The Salicibibacter halophilus DNA window CTGTTTTTGTTAGTGCAATAACGCTACTCTTGGAGGCCGAGTAAGCAGAAACGAGCTTTTGTCCTTTTATTCCTGCTATGCTGGCGGTATTAATAATTGAACTGCCTGGTTCCATATAAGGAATGGCATGCTTCATCCCGAGAAATACCCCATTGATATTAATATCCATCACGTGATGCCATTCTTCAAAAGAGACATCAGGCATTTTTTTCTCATCACAATTGACACCTGCGTTATTAAATAAAATATTGAAGGACCCGAAGGCATCTATCGCTTCATCGATCATCCCTTTTACTTCATTAGGTTTAGTGATATCTGAACGAATAAATCCGGCTTCTCCACCTTTTTCATTTATAAGATTTACGGTTGTTTTTCCGGCTTCCTCATCTACATCCGATACCATTACTTTGGCTTTTTCCTCCGCAAACTGCAACGCGACAGATCTGCCAATACCACCCCCGCCACCGGTTACAATGGCAACCTTATCTTCCAAACGCATAACAATCACCTTTTCTTATTTTTGATTAAAACCCAGTCGGCCAATTGGCAAGTCGACGCTCGCTCATTGAACCGTTTCTTTCACATGCATAGTCTAACGTTTGAGACAAAAACTTCCTTGTTTCTCTCGGATCGATAATATCATCAAGCATAAACTTACCCGCTGCTTTATATGGCGAACTGTCAAAGCTCCAAGATTCCAACAGTTCCGCTCTTTCTGTCTCTGGTTGTTCCGATTCTGCCAGCTCACGTCCGTACACGACGTTGATGCCAACTTCCGGTCCTGTAAAATTAATTTCAGCCGTCGGCCACGCCACGACGAAATCAGCGCCCATCGTGGGGCCACACATGTTTCCATAAGCAGCTCCGATGCTTTTGCGAATGACCACTGAAATCTTAGGAACGGTTGACTGGGCGAGTGCTTGATTCCAAACCATAATTTTCGTTGGCATTTTCACCTTCTCAGCTTCACTCGATACGCGAAAACCGGGAGTGTCATGCAGGAAAATAAGTGGAATATTGTAAGAATCACACATAACAATAAAATCCGTTGCCTTTTCACATTCTTTATCTCCTGCGGCACCTGCAAATTTCATCGGTTGATTTGCAATCACACCCACTGTTCGCCCATTCACTCTAGTTAAAACAGTGATAAGAGCTGTTCCATAAGTTGGTTTCATTTCAAAAAATTCATGGTCATCCGCAATGAGCTCGATCACTTTTTTCATATCATAGGCCCTCTGTCTTCGGGTAGGCACAAGGTTAACCACCTCATCCAGGCTTCGGAACGGATCATCGTTTGTTTCTTTAAAGGGCGGTTCTTCCTCGCCATTTAATGGCATGAAATCAAGAAACTGTTTTAACGAAGCGATCACATCTTCTTCATTCTCAGCGAATTGATCCACTTGTCCTGTGTGATTCGCGTGGATTTCCCATCCGCCGAGTTCTTCGTTTGAGACCCTCTCACCTGTAGCAACCTCAAGCATGCGAGGGCCGGCTACTGCCATGGAGGTCCCTTTAAGTTGGGTCACAAAATCCGAGGAAACAGCTGTCCATGTAGGCCCGCCAAAACTATCCCCCAAAATAGCTGTAATCATGGGCACTTCCCGATGATGGGTAAGAAGCTCATTAGGAAAAAGCACTTGGCTTATGCCATCTGAGCCCATCCCATCCGGCATTCTTAAACCTCCGCCTTCCATGAGGTTAAGTAACGGAAATCCACGTTTTATGGCAAAGCCATGAGCAGCTTGTGATTTTCGAAAATAAACCTTTCCTTCTGTTCCGGCAAAAACGGTTTTATCTGCTGCCTGAACGACGATCGGACGTCCGTTTACCTTTGCGAGTCCAATAATAACGCCATCTCCGGCACTTTTTTCTTCACTCCCGTCTTGGTCGGAGTGGGCGAGCATACCCAGCTCCAAAAATGACTCCGGATCAACGAGTTGATCAATGCGCTCCCTCGCGGTGTAATACCCCAATTTGTGCTGGCGCTCAATCTTTTCCTTTCCACCTCCCAAAAGTGCACGTTCTTTCCGATCCGATAGGTCATTAAGTTCCATTTCCATATTTTGTTCTTTGATTGACTTATCCATATATAACTCCCTGCCTTCTCCTATGATTTTCATGATGGTTTAAAAGGAGGAAACCAATTTTATTCCTTTAATAATCTTCGTAACACTTTGCCGGAGCTCGTGGCCGGTAATTGATCAACGAAAGCTACCTCACGAGGATATTTATACGCCGCCATGTGTTCCTTACTCCAGGCAATAATGTCATTCGCAGTAATTTTCTCAACATATTCAGGTTTTAAGACAATAAATGCTTTGACACTTTCGCCTCGTTTACTATCCGGAACACCAATTGCTGCCACTTGAGCAATAGCTTCATGGTCACTCATTAATGCTTCAACATCTTCGGGAAACACGCTGTAACCGGATGCTTTAATCATCTCTTTCACTCGACCATTGAAAGTTAGATATCCTTCATCATCCAGCGTGCCAATATCCCCCGTAAAAACCCAACCGTCGCGTAAGGTAGCTGCTGTTGCTTCGGGGCGATTGAGATACCCTTTAAATACACCAGGGTTTTTCACGGCAATTTCGCCTTGCTTGCCCGGGGGCAAGTCATCTCCTGTTTCCGTATCTACAATTCGGATTTCCGTTTGATAAGTCGGAATTCCGCATGTGCCATATTTGATTTTATCCACAGGCATCATCGTGTCAGCTGTATGCGTTTCACTTAACCCATAAGACGCTTCAAAAAGCAGGCAACCATTTGTAAGTTTTCCCCATGCCTTTGCCAACGGTTCGTCGATGGCCATTCCAAAGCTTGTTGCGAAATTCATTTCCAAGCAAGTCAAATCATGATCTTCTACGTTCGTTTCATTTAATATCGCTGCATTCATCGGGGCTACCGTATACATTTTATTCACTCTGTAACGTTCAATGGCCTGAATTGCAGCCACAGGATCAAAGCGTGTCAATAAAATACAAGAAGTGGATTGATAGACAGGAAGATTGACCCCCATTAGCATACCGGCAATATGGGAGAGCGGGGCGACCGCCAGAGTTTGATCTTCATGTTTTAGTAGATACCCTTGCGCTGCTGCAGCTGTTTTGAATAGTGCATTGCCAAACGTGAGCATCGCTGCTTTAGGCCTTCCGGTAGTACCGGAGGTAAACACCATGAGTCCCACATCTTCCCAGACATCAATAGATGCTATCTCATCGAGTGGCTCTGTAACGGCTAAGTATTCAACTAAATCAAAGGTGTCATCTATCTTTTGTTTTTCTCTTTTAAGTTCATCGGGCAAAGGCAACGTGCGATTTTCAGATAGATAATCCGCATAAGCAGTGGTCAATACAAATTGAAGGGAAGGCGTTTTCGCTCTAATAGCGTCTACTTGATCATACAACTCGTCGCCTGCAATCATTGCCATAATTTCAGCTTCGTTTATGAAATATTCAAGTTCCGATGCTTTATACATTGGATTTAAGGGAACGACCGTTGCGCCCAGCATTTGTATTGCGTAATGACCCAATAAGTACTGAGGGCAGTTTTGCATGTATAATGCAACCTTATCTCCTTTAGCAACTCCCTTGTTTTGAAGAAACTTGGCCAGCCGTCTTGTATCGTCCGCCATTTGATGCCAACTAATCTCATTTCCGTAAAAATTGTATGCCGTTTGATCGGGGTGATCGATCGCATTTTGAATAAGATAGTCATGTAACGGTTTTTCACCAAGTCGGTAATCTAATGGTTCAAGTTCCTTTAAATAAGCATTCATTATTATTCCTCCCTCTATAAAGTCAAAAAAACTTATACATCTACAACCAACTTGCCATATGTCTTCCGATCACCCAGCAAATTCAAAGCATGGGGGACTTCTTCGAACGAGAAATTTTTATAAATCAGAGGTTTTATTTTTCCTTCTTCATAAAATGAGCAAAGCGTATCGTGAATGTTTACCATTTCTTGTTCATACAAACGAGCAAAATATCCCCAGTGCACACCAACAATTGAATAATTTTTGACTAAGGCATGGTTGACCGGGGCTTCCGGAATACGTCCACCAGCAAATCCAATGACAAGCAGTCGTCCGGCAAATGCGGTGCATTTACGAGAACGATCAAATGTATCGCTGCCAACGGGGTCATAAATGATATCTGCCCCTTTTCCGTTTGTTTCTTGTTTTACAATGTCCACGAAATCATCAGCCAAATAGTCTATCGCGACATCTGCGCCTAAATCTTTGCATAATTGGACCTTATCGGGACCTCCCGCTGTAGCAATCACACGTGCGCCTGCAGCTTTACCAAGTTGAATGGCCGCAGATCCAACGCCTCCGGATCCCGCGTGAATCAGTATTACTTCGTCCCTTTTGACGTTCCCGCGATGGTGAAGGGCATAATAGGCGGTTTGATAGGTAATATACATGGCGGCCGCTTCATGAAATGACATTGAATCAGGGACCGAGAACACTTCGTTCTCAGAAACAGAAACCCATTCTGCTAAGCCGCCACTGGGAAGTGCCGGTCTTGCCAGTACCTTTTGCCCAACCTGATAGTTACTTCCATCCCCAACAGCTTCTACGATGCCTGCGATTTCGGCACCCGGTGTAAAAGGAAGGGGAGGCTTTTCCTGATACTTTCCTTGGCATAATAAAATATCGAAGAAATTCAAAGATGCTGCTTTTGTTCGAATAAGAATATGACCTTCATTATTTTCCGGTTTATTTACCTCTTCCAATGATAATGCCTGCTCAGGATCTGCAAGTTCTTTTACTAGCCATGCTTGCATGATTGATGCTCCTTTCATAGTTGGTAAGATCGTTATTTTTCATTTAAAAGATGCCATGAAAATGTAATTAATTTGCTAGTTCTATCGCCAAAATGCTTAAACCGTTCATCTTGCGTCTGGCCGTTTTTCCAGCGAAAATAAATCTGTTGAGAGATGACAGCTAATTTAAAATACGAGAAAATTAGGTAAAAATGGATCGATGAGCAATCCCTGCCGCTTTTTTCCGCATAACGATCAATCAGTTCGCGACGAGTTAAAAAGCCGGGTTTTGTTGTGACCGTTTGGAATGTGGATTGTAAAAGTTCCGGGTCGTCGTCCTGAATCCAGTAACTGAGGACGACGCCGAGGTCAAATAAGGGATCGCCAATCGTTGCCATTTCCCAATCCACGACCGCTTTTATTTCGCTTAGATCATTAGAAAATAAGAGATTATTAAACTTGAAATCATTGTGAATGACCGTCGTCTCCCCGTCTGCAGGGATGTTTTCGGTAAGCCATTTTTTCAGATTTTCATATTCGGGGCTGTCTTCGGTTTTGGCTCGTTCATACCGTTTGAGCCAGCCATAGACTTGGCGTTCCATGAACCCTTCCGGTTTACCGAATTGATGAAGGCCGGCTTGTTCGGTGTCCACGCGGTGAAGCGCTGCCAAAGCATCGATAAATTTAAAGGACAGATCCCTGCCGAGTTCTTTCGTTTCTTGTACGCCTTTGGGCAACTTTCCATCGATAACGACGCCTTCTTTTCGCTCCATGACATAAAACGTGGCATCCATGACGGAAGTGTTCTCCCCGAGCACATACGGTTTCGGTGCCAACGGGAAAACAGGGTTGAGCCGAGAAAGGATCTCGTACTCTCGCTTCATATCGTGGGCTTTCGGCGGCAACGGCCCGAACGGCGGACGGCGCAAAACACCTTGCCACTCGCCGCAAGATAAAAGATAAGTAAGGTTCGATGCGCCTGCGTAATATTGTTCAACTTTTAACGGTTCGTCTTTTGGAATATCATTCAGACGATTGTCCAAAAAGGTTTTCACTTTCGTTATGTCCAGTTCTTCCCCGTTGCGTACGGATTGGGTCATTTTGTCGTTTCACTCCCCTCGTGCAAAAAATTGAGCGATCCATCTTCGTAGAGCTCAACAACCGATGTAGACAATCCCACATCAGTTACAAAATCAAACAGTTCATCCAATCCCAATTTCGTGAAAGTGCGTCCCACGCGCCCTTTCGCCAAAAGCTCTTCAATGACTTCTTTTTTATCGTAGTCATGTTCCAATGCAAAGACCGCAGCATCATTCATACGAACATTCTCCATGTTCAGCCTTGATAAAATAATGCTCGCGCAAACGTAATCTTCCAAGGACATTTGACCGAGCGATCCTGCACAAATGATGTAGACATCTTCCGTCGCGATTTGGTTAAGGTATTCAGCGATGGTGTACGCATTGCGTAAATTTCCAAGCAGTAATTGCTTTGCCGGTTTAGCTTTTGTAATCGCGCGTGTGCCGTTGGAGGACAAAAACACAATGTCGTGGTCCTTAACACGTTCCGGCGTATATTCATCGGGCAAATGGGCACAGTCAAAGCCTTCCACCGGCATTCCGCCCAACTCGCCTCCGGTGAGCACAGCCGGGTGACCGAGGAACTCCTTCGTGCTATGGGCTTCATAAACGCTCTCGACCGGATAAATGCGGCGGGCACCCCGCTCCAAAATGGTGACGAGCGTCGTTGTCGCGAGCATGACATCAATCACCACGGCTGTCGCGTTTTTTAATTTTTCGGGTTGTATTTCTTCAGTCGTAAGCCATAAGTGGCATTTTTTCATATTGAAAATGGTCACCTCTTTCGATCATCAAAAGAGGGGCACCCATACAAAACGATGATGCCCTCTTCTTTCTTACGCATATAACGCAAAAACCACTGTCCCTTTCAGAACGGCTTCGTGTTTTTCGTTGCTTGCCAAAACATCGAGTATTACTTTGTCCGCTGTTTGCTCGCTCACTTCTGCATTAAGCGAAATCACGTCACCGAGGAAAACCATGCCTCGGAACCGAATTTGGTACGTTTCTATGAAACCTGCCTCATAATGAGGGGTGAAGAGTTTGGCAAGATTACCCATCGTCCACATGCCGTGGGCGATGATGCCGGGGAGCCCCGCTTTATCCGCTTCTTCATCAATCGTATGGATCGGGTTATAGTCGCCGGATGCGCCGGCATATTTAATTAAATCTAGACGAGAAACCGGAGAAAGGGTGACGGTTTCTAGCGTGTCACCGGTCTGTTTTTCTGCAATCGCACTCATGCTTCCATCCCCTTTCTGACCGCTTCGGTAATAATAATCACTTGTTCGGCACGAAAGACGCGTTTGCCGTTGCTGTCCTCACCGTTACTTTCGAGTGTAACAATCCCCATCGTTCCGCTTTTTCCCGCCTTTTCTTTGTAATCTTTCACTACCGCCCAGCAGTGAATATCTTCGCCAACGAAAAGCGGGCGTTCATAATGATAGATTTGTTCGCCGTGAATGAGGCCTTTATTTTCTAATGCAAATTCGGGAATTTCACCATAATCCAATACAATTGGAAATGTCGGTGGAGCGACGTTTTTCCCGTAACGGGACGCCTGCCCCGCCTTTTCATCAACGAAAATCGGTTGCGCATCATTGATGGCTTCAGCGAATTTTCGCATGGCGCCTCGCTCAATCGTGTTTCTCACTTTGTCTGAATGTTTGCCTATCATATGTTCAAGCATGATGTTCGTCCTCCTTATGCCATCGGTCCACCGGCGACGTATAAGACTTGCCCGTTCACAAACGAGGAATGTTTATCGGCAAAAAATGCTGCCGCGTTCGCGATGTCTTCCGGTTTGCCGCTACGTGCCACCGGGATGTTTGCCACGCTTGCTTCAACTAATTTTTCAAACGTGATACCGAGGCGTTCAGCCGTTGCCCTCGTCATGTCCGTTTCAATAAAACCCGGTGCAATAGCATTAGTGGTGATATTAAATTTCCCAAGTTCAATCGCCAATGTTTTTGTAAACCCTTGTAAGCCTGCTTTTGCCGTTGAATAGTTGGCCTGACCGCGATTACCTAACGCAACATTGGAAGATAGATTAATAATACGCCCGTATTTTTGTTTCACCATATATTCCTGTGCGACACTCGCGGCATTAAAGGATCCTTTCAAATGCACATCCATGACCGTTTGCCAATCATCTTCCGTCATTTTAAAAAGCATATTATCGCGGATAACACCGGCATTATTGACGAGAATATCGATAGAGCCGTACGCTTCATAGGCTTCTTTCATTGCACCTTCGACTTCATTGCGATTCGTTACGTCCGCTTTGATCGCTAAAACATCTTGGTCGGAAAAGTGCTCGCGCACCTCTGCCAAAGCTTCTTCGTTGACATCCATAACCGCCACTTTCGCACCGTCATTAACAAGACGCTCGGCAATGCTGCGACCGATGCCTCGGCTTCCCCCGGTCACAAATGCCGTTTGCCCGGAAAATTGTGTCATATGTTCCACTCCTATTTCTATATAGATTTATTTAAATGTATTGCCCCAATTTTACGTGCCCTTTTAATAAATTTCTGGAAATGATCAAGCGCTGGATTTCATCGGTGCCGTCATAGATTCTCCACAGCCGTGCTTCCCGGTACCAGCGTTCGATGGGCAGCTCTTTCGTGTAGCCCATGCCGCCATGAATTTGCATCACGCGATCGATGATGTCGTTTGCTTTGGTAGCGCCATACAGTTTTGCCATCGATGCCAGATGGCGATTGTCTTCGCCGTTGTCCAAGGTAAAGGCCGCATTCAAGACCAACCATTTGGCAGCTTCAATCTCGACCGCCGAGTCGGCGATTTGCCACTGTATCGCTTGGCGAGTAGCAATCGGCTTTCCGAATGTTTCTCGCTCCTGAGCGTAATCAATCGCCATATTGAGCAAGCGCTCAGAAGCGCCAACCGCTCCTGCTCCCACGCCCCATCGTGCGAAACCAATCCATTCCAAACCTAGGTCGTAACCGCGGTGCAACTCGCCTAAAATGTTTTCTTCCGGCACGCGTACTTGATCGAAAATAAGCGAAGCCGGCCCCCACTCACCCATCGTGTCAATATATTCAGATTTCCAGCCCATATCGCGTTCCGCGATGAAACAGGTGGTACCGTCTCGACCGTTACGCCCATGTGCTTCCTTGTCCGTGATCGCGATCACCATGACAAAGTCCGCTTCATTACCGCCGGTGATGAATGTTTTTTCGCCGTTTAGCACCCATTCATCGCCGTCTTTTTCAGCGGTCATTTTGATGTTTTGCGTATCAGAACCAGCGCCGGGTTCTGTCATGGCAAAACAAGATTTTTTCTCACCGTTGATCGTCGGCAACAAGTACTTTTCCTTTTGTTTTTCGTTACCGTAATACAAAATGTTATCGGCCGAACCACCGAATGTGAACGGGACGAACGTTTTCGATACTTCCATCATGACGATCGCGTACATGACCTGCCCGAGGTCAGCGCCCCCGTATTCTTCAGGTGTATTGATACCCCAGAAACCGGCATCTTTCGCTGTTTGTTGCAGTTCTTGCATTTTTTCTTCCGAAAGGCTCGGTTTCCCTTCCCGCTCATTGCGAAGTACATCATTTTCCAGTGGCATTAGTTCTTTTTCTACGAATTTACGGATGGTTGTTTGCACCATTTTTTGTTCTTCGGTTAAGCGTAAGTGCATGGTGATCTCTCCCCACTAAGTTACTCTTTTTCCACAGCGAGCGCGATTCCTTGCCCGCCGCCGATACAAGCGGTGACTAGTCCTTTCTTCTCCCCGCGGCGTTCGAGTTCATAGCATAATTTCGTCACAAGCATGCTGCCGGTAGCAGCAATCGGATGACCGTGGGCAATGGCTCCTCCGTTTACATTGACTTTGTCCATATTAAAGGAAAGTTCCCGGTCACATGCGAGCACCTGTGCGGCAAACGCTTCGTTGATCTCTATTAAATCAAAATCATCGAGTTGATCGCCGGTTTTTTCAAGCAATTTTTTTACCGCCGGGACAGGACCAATGCCCATAATGTTCGGATCAACACCCGCGACAGTTGATGCTTTGACCGTCGCCAAGGGCTTTAGCCCGCGTTTCTTGGCTTCAGTCCCGGACATCAACACCAATGCCGACGCTCCGTCGTTAATCCCGGAGGAGCTGCCGGCGGTAACGCTGCCATCTTTTTTGAACACCGCCGGGAGCTTGGCCAGATCTTCTTTCGTCACGTCCGGACGCGGATGCTCGTCTTGGTCAAACGTTACGGTGCCTTTCCTCGTTTTCACTTCAATGGGCACGATTTGATCTTTGAAATAGCCTTTATCGATCGCATCCGCCATACGTTCCTGACTTCTTAAGGCGAAGGCATCCTGTTCCTCGCGGCTCACTTCATATTGATCAGCCAGGTTCTCTGCCGTAATCCCCATCGGCGGGTCACCGATTTCATCGGGCGATAGTGTAGGGTTGATAAACTTCGGCGGTCGAAGATCATATGCTTTTTCTTGAACCGCCATTAGATGCGGACTGCGTGTCATGCTTTCGGTGCCGCCGGCAACGACCACATCAGCGTTACCGGCGATAATTTTCTCGGCAGCAAGGGCGACGCTATTGATGCCGGAACCGCATTGACGATCAATCGTAAGCCCGGGAATATCCACCGGCAACCCCGCTTCAAGAAGCGACACGCGCGCGATGTTCCCGCCCCCGCTCAAACAGTTACCGAAAATCACATCTTCTACAGTTTCATGTTCAACATCAGCTCTTTTCATCGCTTCACTTATAACTTCTCCTCCGTACACGGCCGGGTCGACGGAAGCAAGTGCCCCGCCTTTTTTCGCGATGGCTGTCCGTACGGCAGAAACGATCACTACATCTTCCATGTTTACATCAACCTTTTCATAAATGATTTTTAAGCATTCGAATATTTTTTAAGTTCCAATTTTGCAATTTGTCTGCGATGGACTTCATCAGGACCGTCTGCAAGCCGTAATGTTCTGGCATTTGCCCATTGATGGGCGATTGTATGATCAGCGCTAACGCCGGCACCGCCAAATGCCTGAATGGCTCGATCAATCACTCGTAATGCCATATTCGGTGCAACTACTTTAATCATGGCAATTTCAGATTTTGCTTCTTTATTTCCAACCGTATCCATCATATAAGCGGCCTTCAATGTCAATAAGCGAGCTTGCTCAATATCCATTCGTGATTCCGCAATCCACTCTTGCACGACGCCTTGTTCTGCCACTTTTTTGCCGAACGTTTCTCTTTCTTGCACTCGATTGCATAGCTCTTCAAGTGCCCGCTCTGCTGCCCCAATCAATCGCATACAGTGATGAATTCGGCCGGGCCCTAGACGCCCTTGTGCAATGGCAAACCCTTTTCCTTCATCCCAAAGCATATGATCGGCCGGCACTCTTACATTGTCATAAACGATTTCCGCGTGGCCGTGTGGCGCATCATCATAGCCAAAAACCGGAGTCGTTCTCTCTATTTTCACTCCCGGTGTATCCAACGGCACGAGAATCATCGATTGCTGTTCATGTTTGGCTGCATTCGGGTCGTTTTTCCCCATGACAATCGCTATTTTACAACGAGGGTCTCCTGCTCCGGATGACCACCATTTTCGGCCGTTGATGACATATTCATTGCCTTCTCTTTTAATGCTCGTTTTGATGTTTGTAGCGTCGCTGGAAGCCACATCAGGTTCTGTCATGGAAAAACATGATCGAATTTTGCCCTCGAGTAAAGGATCTAGCCATTGTTTTTTTTGTTCCTCGGAACCATATCGGACCAAAACTTCCATATTTCCTGTGTCCGGGGCACTACAGTTAAACACTTCGGGACCAATCATAGATCGTCCCATTATTTCACAAAGAGGCGCATATTCAAGATTGGATAAACCGGCTCCGTAGTCACTTTCCGGCAAAAAAAGATTCCATAATCCTTTTTCTCTTGCTTTCTCTTTTAATTCATCCATGATTGGAGGAACTGAAGACCACCGGGTTTCTTGCTGATTCAACTGTTCTTCGTATACTTTTTCATTCGGATAAACGTAAGTCTCCATAAACTCATTCACTTGTTTTTGTAAATCAATGACCTTTTCCGAATACTGAAATTGCATTGCTGTATCCCCTTTCAATATTATACTGACCGATTAGTATGTTTTGATTCTTTTATAATATTACATCAAACATATATTGTTTTCAATAATCTTTATTTTAAATTTAATTTTTAATATTTAGTTACTAATAGTCCAATAATATCCTGAACCAAAACAATTTTTACTTTTTGTTCCTACCATCCTTAAATAGATCCTTCGGTGAACCTTTTCATATCGATGCAATCAAAGATTTTTATATCATGTTGTTCTCCTCCTTTCCATAGTTAAAATTTTGGTTCTATCACAAATCACGGGATGGATGACAATATTCGACAATGAAGTCCCGCACCTTGCTTTATAGAGCGAATTTTGTCGATAATCCTTAGGCTGCCGGTGGGTATTCTTCTTGATGGATTCTTTGTTCACACCGAGCTTGATATTTTCTCCATTTAAGGATCGCCTCTTTTTCTTCCTTCACCTGCATCCGAGCTTGAAGAGAGAATAACGAATAGCCAAACCCTTGTTGATTCATCGTGCGGAGTTGGTTGTTCTTCCCTTCGGTTTTGGCATTGGATATACGATAGTAAAATCGATGGAGAATTTCCGGCAACCAATTCCAAATAGTCTTGAGAAGATCATCGAATGGCTCCAGGGAAGAGGCGATGACCTCTTTTTCCCACGCCACTAAATGATCCAATGCTTCTTCCAGATCATTGCATTGATACAATTGGCGAAGTTTTTGATGCAGGCGCATGGCTTGAGCTAACGTCGGTGATGTTGTCTCCCAATGCTTCAGACGTTCTTGTTGTTCCGGGGTTAATTCTTCCGTTCGTTCAGCAAACAAGTCTTTGTCTTCTTTTAATGCCACCCGTTCTTCTTTGGTCAAAACATGTTGGACGCTTTTTCGCACATCGTCCAAGGCACGCGTCGAAGCTTGGATGACATGGAAGGCATCAATGACCACGATCGCTTGAGGGAGGGCGGCCTTAATCGCTGTCTGATAAGGCCTCCACATATCGATCGCAACCGCA harbors:
- the fabG gene encoding 3-oxoacyl-ACP reductase FabG, with amino-acid sequence MTQFSGQTAFVTGGSRGIGRSIAERLVNDGAKVAVMDVNEEALAEVREHFSDQDVLAIKADVTNRNEVEGAMKEAYEAYGSIDILVNNAGVIRDNMLFKMTEDDWQTVMDVHLKGSFNAASVAQEYMVKQKYGRIINLSSNVALGNRGQANYSTAKAGLQGFTKTLAIELGKFNITTNAIAPGFIETDMTRATAERLGITFEKLVEASVANIPVARSGKPEDIANAAAFFADKHSSFVNGQVLYVAGGPMA
- a CDS encoding acyl-CoA dehydrogenase, with product MQFQYSEKVIDLQKQVNEFMETYVYPNEKVYEEQLNQQETRWSSVPPIMDELKEKAREKGLWNLFLPESDYGAGLSNLEYAPLCEIMGRSMIGPEVFNCSAPDTGNMEVLVRYGSEEQKKQWLDPLLEGKIRSCFSMTEPDVASSDATNIKTSIKREGNEYVINGRKWWSSGAGDPRCKIAIVMGKNDPNAAKHEQQSMILVPLDTPGVKIERTTPVFGYDDAPHGHAEIVYDNVRVPADHMLWDEGKGFAIAQGRLGPGRIHHCMRLIGAAERALEELCNRVQERETFGKKVAEQGVVQEWIAESRMDIEQARLLTLKAAYMMDTVGNKEAKSEIAMIKVVAPNMALRVIDRAIQAFGGAGVSADHTIAHQWANARTLRLADGPDEVHRRQIAKLELKKYSNA
- a CDS encoding acyl-CoA dehydrogenase family protein, translating into MHLRLTEEQKMVQTTIRKFVEKELMPLENDVLRNEREGKPSLSEEKMQELQQTAKDAGFWGINTPEEYGGADLGQVMYAIVMMEVSKTFVPFTFGGSADNILYYGNEKQKEKYLLPTINGEKKSCFAMTEPGAGSDTQNIKMTAEKDGDEWVLNGEKTFITGGNEADFVMVIAITDKEAHGRNGRDGTTCFIAERDMGWKSEYIDTMGEWGPASLIFDQVRVPEENILGELHRGYDLGLEWIGFARWGVGAGAVGASERLLNMAIDYAQERETFGKPIATRQAIQWQIADSAVEIEAAKWLVLNAAFTLDNGEDNRHLASMAKLYGATKANDIIDRVMQIHGGMGYTKELPIERWYREARLWRIYDGTDEIQRLIISRNLLKGHVKLGQYI
- a CDS encoding thiolase family protein, translated to MEDVVIVSAVRTAIAKKGGALASVDPAVYGGEVISEAMKRADVEHETVEDVIFGNCLSGGGNIARVSLLEAGLPVDIPGLTIDRQCGSGINSVALAAEKIIAGNADVVVAGGTESMTRSPHLMAVQEKAYDLRPPKFINPTLSPDEIGDPPMGITAENLADQYEVSREEQDAFALRSQERMADAIDKGYFKDQIVPIEVKTRKGTVTFDQDEHPRPDVTKEDLAKLPAVFKKDGSVTAGSSSGINDGASALVLMSGTEAKKRGLKPLATVKASTVAGVDPNIMGIGPVPAVKKLLEKTGDQLDDFDLIEINEAFAAQVLACDRELSFNMDKVNVNGGAIAHGHPIAATGSMLVTKLCYELERRGEKKGLVTACIGGGQGIALAVEKE
- a CDS encoding ISL3 family transposase, coding for MLNHYTMVHECKEVPFAIIHQEEIPFGYPNPGLYRYLQLLNEGTRCPDCGYWTTRVHEHHMKQVVAGAHNDTPIFDHFSHRRFICDACCRTFMEPLPWLKPYQRMSVIAKQSLIFATADRTFKSVGEAFDRSGQTIGVHARACHGEHPAISDRSTPALIGLDEISLAKGKGKYRLVMYDLSVPWRPQLFELHESRRKEAVMDLFNQLSQPEQVIAVAIDMWRPYQTAIKAALPQAIVVIDAFHVIQASTRALDDVRKSVQHVLTKEERVALKEDKDLFAERTEELTPEQQERLKHWETTSPTLAQAMRLHQKLRQLYQCNDLEEALDHLVAWEKEVIASSLEPFDDLLKTIWNWLPEILHRFYYRISNAKTEGKNNQLRTMNQQGFGYSLFSLQARMQVKEEKEAILKWRKYQARCEQRIHQEEYPPAA